From the genome of Streptomyces sp. NBC_01304:
CGGGCGCCGGCCGCGTAACCGCGCACGATGTCGAGGCCGTCCACGTGGTACGCCTCGGGGGACCAGGCGGCGGCCAGGACGGCGCGCTCGTCGATCAGCGGGTTGAGCTCGACCGCCTCGCGGGCACTGATCAGACCGACCTCGACGCCGGCGGCCTGCTGGCCCTGCCGGTCTGCCTCGAAGTCGGCGATCTGCTGTTCCTCGGTGAACAGCGCCATGAACCCGAGCCGCTTCAGGCCGAGGGAGGCTCCGGTGTCACGGGCGAACTCGTGGTACGCGTTCAGGCTGCGCACGGCCCGTTGCCCGGTGTCGGGGTTGCCGGGGAAGTAGCTGCGGACCATGCCCGCGGTGTGCGCGGACGCCCCGCCGCCGAGGCCCCCGCGTTCGAGCAGCACGGTGTCCACGCCGGCTTCGGCGAGGTGATGGGCGGCGGAGGTGCCGATCACTCCCCCGCCGATGACTACGGCTTGTGCGTGTTCGGGCAGACCACTCATGCCTGCGCGCTCGCCGCGGCGGTGCGCTGCTGGCGCAGCCCGTCGGTGGCGTCCCAGGGGAACAGGTGCAGGTTCCAGGCGCCCAACAGGTTGATGTAGAGGGCCATTTGACTCGTCACGGCCAGGAAGTCGTCGCGGTCGAGGCCGTCGAGGCAGTCCAGGAAGCGCTGGGTGAAGCCCCAGAGCTTCTCCAGGCCGCAGTAGCCCAGGAATTCGGCCGGTACGCCGACCAGGATGCGGGTCATCTGGTGCAGGGATTCCATCGGCATGTCCGCGACCGCGGCCCGGATCAGGCCGCCGTAGCTGGCGTAACCGAGCGGACGGGTCTCGCCGTTGACGAACAGCAGGGTGGGCAGCACCGTGTCGTGGGTACCGGCCGCGGAGGGGATCCACCCCTGGTGCATGTCGGCGAGCTCGGGCGGCGCGGTCAGCCAGTGCCGCTCGGTCTCGCGGTAGATGTCCTGGATCAGCTGGTCCGCCGCGGAGTCGGTGGCGGTCAGCCGGGGAATGCTGTGCCCGCCCTGGGTGCCTGCCTTGCGGACCTCGACCAGGATCTCCTTCTTCGTCGAGTAGACCGCGTCCCACACGGCCTGCCCGGCCTCGAGCAGGGCCGGGATGTCCGCGTCCCGGATCTGGCCCACGGGCGCGGCCGGCATCGGCTCGGTCAACTCGCCGTACTTGATGCCCAGATGCTGCAGCGCGGAGCAGAACACCGTGCCGTTGGGCGCGTCACGCCGGTCGGCGATCTTCTCGGACGCGTGCGTGTGCAGCAGCTTGGGGATCGGCACGTGGTGATACAGGTGCTCGCCCGCCACCAGCGCGTGCCCCTGCAGACTCTGGTAGGGCAACGAGTCCCACAGCACATCGGCCAACTCGGGGTTGCGACCGTCGAGTTCCGCGGTGACGGTGATGCCCAGGTCGGGCCAGGCGATCTCTATAAGGCGACCGGCGTTCTCAGTCAAGGTTTTCCCCTTTACTTCGTTGCACCTTGCCTGAGGAAGTAGACAGTGGGCCGAGCGGGGCCAGCCAGGGGTGGAAGACATGAAGAGATCCACTGACTGAGACGGGTCTTCGTAGACTTCTACAAGAACCAATCGCGCACTAAGTCCGATTCGAACCCCTCAGCAGGGCTGCGGAGTTGAGGACCGACTTCCCGAAGTCGCACAAGATCGGCAAGTAGGCGCGGGTTGCTGTTTTTCGCCCTCGTGGGCTGTTGCCATGAAGTGGTCGCTTTCCTCCGTGGAGAAGGGAGTTCTCGCAGGATGCGGACCACAACACTGGGCAGGGACGGGCCGGTCGTCGGCCGGCTGGGACTGGGGGCGATGGGCCTTTCGTACCGCTACGCCCCGGCCCTGAGAGACAAGAACAAGGCCGTATCGCTGATCCGGCAGGCGGTGGACCTCGGGGTCAACCTCGTCGAGACGGCCGGCGCCTACGCGGCCGGGGACAACGAGCGGCTGATCGGTGAGGCCATCCGCGGACGCCGGGACGAGGTCGTGCTGTGCACCGGCGGCGGCCTGCTCGGCGACGCGGACGGCGTGCTGCGGCCCGCGGGCGGCCCGCAGGCGCTGCGGGCCGCGGTCGACGAGAGCCTGCGCCGGCTGCACGTCGACCACATCGACCTCTACCTGCTGCGCCGCGTCGATCCCGACGTACCGCTGGAGGAGAGCTGGGGTGCGCTGGCCGAGCAGGTCTGGGCGGGCAAGATCCGCATGTTGGGGCTGCCCGTCGTCACCGTGGAGGAGGCCCGCGCCGCCGAGGCCGTGCACGAGGCGGCGGCGATGGCCGCCGAGGTGTCGCTGTTCACGCGCTGCGGTCTCGACGACGTCGTGCCGTACGCCGTGGAGCGCCGGATCGCGCTCCTGGCCGGCGCCCCGCTCGGCCGCGGTCTGCTGACCGGTGCGCTGTCCCGGTTCGACGATCTGCCCCTGGACGACTGGCGGCGCACCCAGCCCCGCTTCGCCCCGCGCGCGATCCGGCACAACTTCGCGCTCACCCAGGCCGTCGCGCACGTGGCCGCCCGGCACGAGGTCACTCCCGCGCAGGTCGCCCTGGCATGGCTGCTCCGGCTCGGCGAGCACGTGGTGCCGCTGCCCGGCACGAGGGCGCCGGACCACCTCGCGGAGAACCTCGCCGGCGACCGGGTCCGCCTGACCGAACAGGACCTGACCGACCTGGAGTTCCTCCCCTACCCGGCAGGTGCCCCCGAGGCATGAGCAGCACCCGGCTCACGCCACTGCCCCTGACTCCCCACCACTTCTGGAGTTCTTCCCATGACGACCTCTCTGGTACGCCAGGTCCTCCCGCGGCAGCGGCCGCCGGTCGCGACAGCGACGGCTACGGCTACGGCTACGGCTACGGCGACGACCGGCGTTTACGGAACCACCGCGCCCGGCTTCGTCTCCGTGCGCCACTCCTTCGAACGGGCCTGCCGGGACGCGGGTCCGCCCGGTTCCCAGGGCGCCGCCCTTGCGGTCGTACAGGACGGTGAGCTGGTCGTCGACCTGTGGCACGGCACCGCCGACCCGGTCACCGCGGCGCCGTGGACCGGCGACACCCTCCAGCCGGCGCTGACGGGCTCGCACGGCATCCTGGCCACGGCGGTCCTGCTGCTCGCCGACATGGGCGCGCTCGCGCTGGACCGGCCCGTCGCCGACTACTGGCCGGAGTTCGCGATCCGCGGCAAGGGCGCGGTGACCCTGCGGGACGTGCTGACGTTCACGGCCCGCCTCCCGGGCATGGCGGCGGGCCTCGACCAGCGGGACGTCGAGAACCCGCGCATGATGGCCGCGCTGCTCGAACTGCACAGCCCGGAGGACGACCCCCGGGCCGGCGGCGTGCTGCACGGGCCGTGGACCGCCGGGTGGATCGCCGCCGAGGTGGTGCGGCGGGTCGACGGCCGCGCTCTCGACCTGTTCTTCCTGGAGGAGATCGCGGGCCCGCTGGGCCTCGACATCCACTTCGGCCTCGTCCCCGACCAACTGCCGCACGCCGCACGGATCTCGTACGATCCGGGCTTCTCCGCCCGTGTCCCGCTGGACGGCGGCGCGGACGACAGCGAGGCGGACCTCTTCGAGCGGGTGTGGAACAACCCGTCACCGTTCCCCGCGGACCCCGAGGTGTGGAGCGAGAGCCGGCGGCGCCAGGCGGTCATCCCCTCGCTGGGGGTGTACGCGTCGGCCCGTGGTCTCGCCCGGCTCCAGGGCATCCTGGCCGCGGACGCCGTACGGGCCCCGGGCGAGGAGCCGCTGCTGCTGTCGCGCCGCACGCTCGACCAGGCGCGGAACTTCTGGGTCGAGGGCCTGGATCCGCTGCTCGGCGGGATCAGCGCGTACGGCGAGGGCGGCCTGCAACTCCTCGACGAGGGCCTCCACCCGGCCGTCTGCTCCGGCGCCTTCGGCCACCAGGGCCCCGGCGGCGTCTCCTACCAGGCCTGGCCGCAGGCAAGGGCCGGGGCCGCCTGGGTCTGCAGCCGGCTGACGACGGGGCCCGGCGCGGGGGTCCTGGACGAGGTGGCGAGGGCACTGCGGGGCGCTTGAGTCCCGGCCGCGACGGGCGGGTCGGAACCCGTCCCAGGTGGGTTCCGACCTGCTTCCGGGGGTTCCGACCCGCTTCAGGTGGGCTCCGACCCGCACCACATCGCGCCCGCCCGGCCCGTCCGGTCGGCGGCGAGGCCGTGCAGGACGATGTCCCAGACCGAGTCCCAGACCGGGTCCCGGGTCGCATCGAGAGCGACCATGGCGCCCTCCGCGAGCTGCGCGAGGAGGGCCACGGCATCCTCGGGAGAGACCCCGGGACGCAGCCGGTGCGCACCGCCGGCCCGGTCGAGCAGGCTCCGGAGCACGGGAAGCCAGGCCTCGGCCAACGGCGGCTCGCCCCCGGGGCAGTCGGCCTCCAGGCGGCGCGCGGCGCGTACGAAGGGGTCCTCGCGCGCAAGGCGGGCCAGACAGCCGATCAGCGTGCGCAGTTCCCGCAACGGGTCGGCGGCCACCGCGAGGCCTTCCAGACAGCGCCCGAACCGGGCCCGCCCGGCCGTGCGCACCTCCTCGGCCAGGATGGTCTTCGTCCCGAAGTGGAAGGTCAGGGAGCCGATCGAGGTCTTCGCCCGCCCGACCACCCCCTGGAAGGAAGCACCTTCGTAGCCGCGCTCGGCGAACTCGGCGGCGGCCGCTTCCAACAAGGCCTGGCGCGTTCTGGCCGCCCGTTCCTGCATGCGCCTTCTCCTCAGACTTTGGCAAGTAGTCGTACCCTCGACAAAAAATATAACGAACGTTCTCTATGTTTGTTAGTGTGCAACGACCGCTCACCTGGGAGGGACCTGCAGTGACGACGACGTACGAGACGCCCGACATGACGGCGGGCCGGCCGCCGGGCGACCTGCCCCGGCGCCTGTTCGGCCATTTGCAGCGCTCCGACCAGCAGCGTTGGGGGCACGTCTATCTGCAGGGGCTGCTGCGGACGCACGGGAAGAAGACCGTGCGCCGCATGGCGGCCGTCGTGACCGGCTCGGAGGCGGCGTCGGCGTCGCTGCACCAGTTCGTCAACGCCAGCCCGTGGGAGTGGGCCCCGGCGCGCGGCGAACTGGCCCGCTGGGCCGCCCAGTCACTGCCGGTACGGTCCTGGACGCTGGCGCCGGCGGTGCTGCCCAAGCGCGGCAACTACTCGGCCGGCGTGCACCAGCGCTTCCTGCCGGAGTCCGGGCGCACCGTCAACTGCCAGCTGGGACTGGGCCTGTTCCTGGACTCGGGCCAGACGCACGTCCCGGTCGACTGGCGGCTCTTCCTGCCGCCCCGGTTCACCCACGACGATGCGGTACGCGACCGGGCGAAGATCCCCGCGACGACCCGGGCCCAGCCGCTGTGGGCCTCGGCCCTGCGCCTGGTCCAGGAGATGACGTCATGGTCGAACGGGCGGACGGCGCCGGTGGTGGCCGACCTGACGGCCCTGTGCGACGTCGCGCCGTTGGCGCAGCGGCTGCACGGCAGCGGGCACCCCTTCGTCCTCGCCATCCCGGGCCAGACCACCCTCGCCGAGCCGGAACTGCCGCCCGGCGAACGGGAGTCGGCGCGCGGCCTGCTGCTGCGCCGGGGCGTACGGCACCCGGCGGGCGCGGGCCGGCAGGTCGTCTCGTACGACACACCGCTGCGCGGGCTGCACCCGGACGGCGAGCCCAGTCGCGGGGCGGGCCGGCTCCTTGCCGAGTGGGACGCGAGCAGCGGGCGCCCGGGCCGGATCTGGCTGACGAACATCACCGACCGCCACCCGGCCGAACTCCTCGAACTGGCCCGTTCGCCGCAGGGGGCGCAGGCCGCGATCCACCGCATGGGCGAGGACTTCGGCCTCCTCGACTTCGAGGGCCGCTCCTTCCCCGGCTGGCACCGGCACATGACGCTCGTCTCCGCCGCCTACGCCTGCGGCACTCTGGAGGGCATGGAACGCTGAACTCCGGGGGCGTCGCACGCCGACCTCTGGTCGGCAGCGAACGCCGATCCATTGCTTGCGTCTACAAGTGAATAGCGGGTGGAGCCCAGCTTTACGGGCACCGGCACTCCCCAGATGATTGCATGGGCATGTATCTTGTTGCCAAGAGCAGTCAAGAAGGGGAGCCGTTCCATGACGATCCACCAGCAGCCTCGCGCCGCCTCCGATCAGGCCATGTGGGAGGCCGTCCTCGGCCTGCACGCCTTCGTGGAGCGTCAGCTCGCGCACACCCTGCAGCGCCGCCACGGCGTCGGCCTGTCCGAGTACCGGGCCCTGGAGGTCCTCTCCCAGGCCGAGAAGGGCGAATCGCGCATGCAGGAGCTCGCGGACCACATCGGTCTGGGCCAGAGCTCGGTCACCCGCCTGGTGGGGCGCCTGGACAGCGCCGGTTACGCCTACAAGGACAACTGCGCCGACGACAAGCGCGGCGTCTTCGCCGTCATCACCGAAGAAGGCCGCAAGCGCTACCAGGATGCCCGTGCCACGTACGCCGACGTCCTCAGCTCGGCCCTCAACACCGCGAGCGCGGACGACCAGTTCGCCCGCGCGGTGCAAGCGCTGCGCAGTGCCGCCTGACTCGATCACCGACTGGATCGCCGGCTCGATCACGACAGACGGCGGGAGGCTCCCGGGGTAACCGGGCCTCCCGCCGTCTTTTGCATGTTCGGGCTTCTATCCCGATGCGCGGCCCGGTGACCTGGATCACTCGATCCCGAGATTTACTTGCTTGACCATACATATAAAACCCCGTAGGTTCTCTCTCGTAGCCAAGATCACCGATCCACGAGGGGGGACCGATGCCTTCGCCTCGCCTGTTGCAGGCACTCAGCCGGCACGTGCGGGACCAGCCCGAAAGGACCGCGCTCGTCAGCGCCGGCCAGCGGGTCACCTACGCGGGCCTGGACCAGCTGATCCGCACTGCCACCGCGGACCTCGACGGCGCCGACTTCGGCTCCGTACGCGGCCTGTGCGTCCCGGCCCACAAGTCGCCGGAAACCATCGCGCTGCTCCTTGCGGCATGGCGGCAGGGGATCAACACCCTGGTCCCGTCGCCCGGTCTGGGCGCCGCCGCCCTGTCCACGCTCACCGCCCAGGCGCACGGCCCGCTGTCGGCCGTCGCGGTCCCCGGCGGCGGCGTGACCCTGTCGCGGGAGGAGGCCGACCCCGCGCTGTCGGACGGCTTCAGCGCCCCCGACCCCGAGGAGTCGCTGCTGACCCTCACCACCTCCGGGTCAACCGGCGTGCCCAAGCTCGTCCCCGTCCGCATCGAGGCCTTCGACCGCTTCGGCGACTGGGCCACCGGCAAGTTCGGGCTCGACGGCGGCACCAGCTCGCTGAGCTTCTCGCCGCTCAACTTCGACCTCGCGCTGCTCGACGTCTGGGCGGTGCTCGAGGCCGGCGGCACGGTCGTGCTGGCCGACGCCGGGGCCAGCGGGGACGCCGGCTATCTGCGGGACCTCGCGCAGAGCAACGAGGTGACCCTGGTCCAGGGGGTGCCGCTGCTGCACCGGCTGCTGGCCGCGGACGGCGCCGGCTACCCGGCAGTCCGTACGGTCGTGTTCACCGGGGAGGCAGTCTCCGAGCAGGGACTGCAGGACGCCTTCGCCGCGTACCCGGCCGCCCGCTTCCACAACGTCTTCGGCTGCACGGAGACCAACGACAGCTTCCTCCACGACATCGATCCGGGCGCGTACGTGCACCCGCTGCCCATCGGCACCCCGATCGACGGCACCGACGCGGTGCTGCTGATCGAGGGGGCCGGCGGCACCGAGGTCCTGCGGGGTCCCGGCACCGGCGAACTCGTCGTGCACACGCCCTTCCAGACCTGCGGCTATCTCGAACAGGCCCGCAACGCGCAGGCGTTCATGCCGGACCCGCGCGGCGGCGGCGCCATGTTCTACCGCACCGGCGACCTCGTCCACCGCGACGCCGACGGCCGCTACTTCCTCCAGGGACGTACCGACTTCCAGGTCAAGGTGCGCGGCGTGCGCACCAACACCCTGGAGGTCGAGACCGTCCTCGAGGCACATCCGGACGTCGTCGAGGCCGCGGTCGTCGCGCTGCCCTGTCCCGAGGCCGGCACCCGGCTGCACGCCGAAGTGGTGCGCCGGGACAGCGCCTCCCTGAGCTCCCTTGGCCTGCGGGCGTACGCGGCGAAGCACCTGCCGCGGCACGCCGTGCCCAGCTCGGTCGGGCTCGGCGGCGCTCCGCTGCCGAAGACCCCGACCGGCAAACCCGACCGTAATTCGATCAAGAACACCCAACTGAACGGAGCCTCTTGATGAGCACCGGCGCCAACGACCCGATCCGCGACTACATCGTCCAGGAGTTCCTGGCCGGTGAGGACTCCGAGGACCTGACCGACGACTTCGACCTCATCGAGAGCACCGTCGTGAACAGCCTCGGTCTGGTCCGCCTCATCTCCTGGATCTCCGAGACGTACAGCATCCCCGTCGACGACATCCCGCTGGAGCCGGCCGTCTACCGCACGCTCGCGGACATCCGGGGCTTCGTCAGCCAGGCCGCTCCGGCCGCGGCCTGACGGACCGTCCCCTCCCAGGCAGCACCACCCACCCAGAACACAGCGCCCAGAACACAGCGATGACAGGAGTCTCGTCATGATCGTCCGTTCCCTTTCCGACGTCCCCGCGGTCGAGTGGGGCAGCGGCACCAGCCACCGCCTGCTGACCGAGGCCGACGGCATGGGCTTCACCGTCTGCGAGACGCTGGTCCGCCAGGGCACCTCCAGTGCGCTGCAGTACCTCGGCCACCTGGAGGCCTGCTACTGCATAGGCGGCTCGGGCGAGGTCGTCACCAAGGACGGCGAACACCACAAGATCATGACCGGGACCATCTACGCCCTGGACAAGAACGACGCCCACCACCTGATCGCCTCCGACGACGAGGACCTCCTCCTCGTCTCCGTGTTCAGCCCGGCGCTGCGTGGCGACGAGAAGCACTCGCTCTCCGAGGACGGCTTCTCCCGCTACTGATCCGCGACGCCGGGTGCGGGGCCGCGCCGCCGCGGCCCCGCACCCGGCGCCCCTCGCCCAACGGTCAGCGCCCAGCGAAAGGCAAGGCAGAACACACATGGCAGCAGAGAAGGCCGCAGACACCTACGGCGTCACAGCCCCCTACGGCGACGAGCTGAACGACGACGTCGCCCGCTGGGACCGCGCCGCCGAGTTCCCGCACGACAAGTGGAAGCCGCTGCAGCAGTCCGGGCTCTTCACGCTCCCCTTCGCCCCGGAGTACGGCGGCGTGGGCCGGACGCTCACCGAGACCATGGCGGCGCTCGAGGGCCTCGGCCACACCAGCCGGGACGCCGGCCTGAACTTCTCGGCGTCCACGCAGATCGTCAGCGTCGGCATCCCGCTGCAGGCGTTCGGCTCCGACGACCTGCGCGAGCGCTACCTGCCGCAGGTCACCTCCGGGCAGTCCATCACCGCGCACGCGATCACCGAACCGGGCCACGGCTCGGACGTGATGAACATCCGGACCACGGCCGTGCGCGAGGGCGACGAGTACGTACTGAACGGCGGCAAGCTGTTCATCACCAACGCCCCGGTCGCCGACCTCTTCCTGCTGTACGTCCGCACCGGCAAGCCGGGCGCCTTCGGGCTGAGCACCTTCCTCGCCGAGCGCGGCACGCCGGGCCTGACGGTCGGCGAGCCGCTGGAGACGATGGGGCTGCGCACCTCCCCGATCAGCGAGGTCACGCTGAAGGACGTACGGCTGCCCGTCGGCAACCGCCTCGGCAGCGAGGGCGCCGGCTTCCTGATCATGGATTACGTGATGAAGCGGGAGGTCCTCTTCTCCTTCGCCGTGAACCTCGGCGAGATGACCCACCGCCTGAAGCGCGTGGTCGAACACGCCACCACCCGGCAGCAGTTCGGCAGCGCCATCGGCAAGAACCAGGCGGTCTCCCACAAGATCGCGGACATGAAGATCGCCGTGGAGACGGCCCGCAAGTGGCTGTACGACACCGGGCGCAAGGTCGAGCAGGGCAAGGACGCCTCGACGGACGTGGCCGCCACCAAGATCGTGGTCAGCGAGGCCAACCAGCGCACCGCCCAGGACGCGATCCAGATCTTCGGCGCGCGCGGCTATCTGACCGACACGGGCATCGAGCGCGAGCTGCGCAATGCCGCCGCCGGCTCCATCTACTCCGGCACCAACGAAATCCAGCGCAACTGCATCGCCGCCCTGATGGGCCTGTGACGAGAGGCACCCGCATGACCAACACCCTGGCCGACACCACTTCCGCGCAGCCGACCGCGTCCGAGCAGGCGATCGCATCCGAGCAGCTGACCGCCGACGACCGCGCCCGCCTCACGGCGGCGACCGACTTCCTCGACTACGAGCACGAGACCGTCAAGGCCTTCGTCGACAAGGCGCTGGGCGACATCGACCGCGAGGCCGCCGACCCGGTCGACCTCGCCGTCACCCTCTACTACGCGGTGCGCGACGGCATCCACTACGAGGTCTACGGCGCCGACCTGTCGCCGCAGGGCCTGACGGCGTCCAGCATCATCACCGGCGGCAAGGGCTTCTGCCTGCACAAGTCCGCGCTCTACGCCGCCTGTTGCCGCGCCGTCGGCATCCCCGCCCGGCTGCACTACAGCGACGTCCGCAACCACCTGGCCTCCGACCGGCTGACCTCGTACATCGGCGGCGATGTCTTCTTCCACGGCCTGGCCACCGTGTATCTCGACGGCCGCTGGATGAAGGTGACCCCGGTCTTCAACAAGCTCCTGTGCCGGCTGTACGGCATGACCCCGCTGGAGTTCGACGGCCGCTCCGACAGCCTCTACCACCCCTTCGACGCGCAGGGGCGCCAGAGCATGGAGTTCCTCACCGACCACGGCGACTTCGACGACGTCCCGTACGAGTTCGTGATGGGCAACATGCGCCGCAAGCACCCGAAGTTCCTGGACGAGGGCGGCACCGGCACCGTCAGCGGCGGCTCGCTCGCCGACGAGGCGGCCTGAGCCGCGCGGCGACACATCCGTGACGACACAGACGCAGCCGTAGCCGTAGCCGTAGCGACACAGACATACCCGTAACGACACAGCAGAAGAACAGCAGCAGCAGAGGAGAAGCACCCCATGACGCAGTTCCAGGCCCGCGAGGACGGTTGGGGCGCGGTCGCGCGCGTCGGTGTCGTCGTTCCGCACGCGGACGTCGGGCCCGAGTCCGAGCTTCAGGCGATGGCGCCGCGTGACGTCTACGTCCACGGCTCACGCGTCCACTTCGGGGCGATGCGCCCCGGTGGGGAGATGGACCCGAAGATCCCGCACGACCCGGTGCGTGCCTTCATCGACCCGCCCTTCATCGACGACGCCGTCGAGCTGCTCGCCGCTTCCCCGCTGGACTCCATCGCCCTGGGGTTCACCAGCTCCGCCTACGTCCTGGGCGCCGACGGCGAGCAGAAGCTGTTCGAGCGGCTCGCCGAGCGGACCCGTGGCATCCCGCTCACCGGCACCACCCACGCGGCCGCGGCCGGCTTCAGCGCCCTGGGCGCCGAGCGGATCGCGCTCGTCAACCCGCCCTGGTTCGACGACGAGTTGTCCGCCCTGGGTGCCTCGTACTTCGGCGAGCGGGGCTTCGACGTCGTCCACCACGCGCCCTGCGGTCTGCCCAGCAACCAGAAACTGATCACGCCGGAGGCGCTGGTGCAGTGGATCGAGTCCGCCGTCGCCCCGCAGCGGCCGCAGGCGGTCCTCGTCGCCGGCAACGGCATTCGTGCCGTGGGCACCATCGCGGGCCTGGAGGAACGGCTCGGGTTCCCCGTGCTCACCGCGAACCAGGTGCTGTTCTGGCATGCGCTGCACCTCGCCGGCGGGGCGGAGGCGGCCGCGCGGATCACCGATTACGGCGCCCTGTTCGGCGTCCGCCCCGAGGCCGAACAGGGCGCGGCCATCGGTGAGTTGGCGGGCGCGGCCCGATGAGCCTGCTGTCCGCGTTCGGCTACGAAGCCGCCGTACAGGAGACGTGCGACACGCCGGAGTACCGCATGCCACTCGTGTGCTGGCACGACGACGGCACCGGTGTGCGCGGCCTGGTGCTGTACCGCGGGGCGCTGCGCCCGGCGGAGCAAGTACCTGGATTCCGGCGCTATCTCGCGTCCGACGACCTCGAGCAGTACGCCACGACCGGCCCGTGGCCGCTGCTCGCAGCCACCGCCTGATCCGACCCGTGGCGGGGACCGGCCGGGTCCTCGCCACATCAGGAGCCGTATCGACATGACACACGACCTCAAGTGGTCCGACGCACCCCCGGGGGAGGTCCGCGATCCGGTCGGCATCTGGATCGTCCGGGCCCCGGCCGGGAATGGGGCATCCCCTGCTCGAGCGAAGCCGAGAGCTTGGGGAAGCCTCGCAGCCGGCGAGGCCC
Proteins encoded in this window:
- a CDS encoding DUF6253 family protein, which gives rise to MSLLSAFGYEAAVQETCDTPEYRMPLVCWHDDGTGVRGLVLYRGALRPAEQVPGFRRYLASDDLEQYATTGPWPLLAATA
- a CDS encoding maleate cis-trans isomerase family protein — translated: MTQFQAREDGWGAVARVGVVVPHADVGPESELQAMAPRDVYVHGSRVHFGAMRPGGEMDPKIPHDPVRAFIDPPFIDDAVELLAASPLDSIALGFTSSAYVLGADGEQKLFERLAERTRGIPLTGTTHAAAAGFSALGAERIALVNPPWFDDELSALGASYFGERGFDVVHHAPCGLPSNQKLITPEALVQWIESAVAPQRPQAVLVAGNGIRAVGTIAGLEERLGFPVLTANQVLFWHALHLAGGAEAAARITDYGALFGVRPEAEQGAAIGELAGAAR